The window TGTACGCAAAACATCAAAAGGAAGGGTCAGGTGACAGGCTCCTGATAGTATCGCGGCACCTGCTTCAGACGGTGATTTCAGGCTGGCAGCGAGAATCTGGGTTTGGCTTCCTTTCAGCACAGTGGCCATGTCAGCGAGAATACCCATTCCATCTCCCAGTAATTTTGTTGCCCGGTTCACATAAACGGCAATATAGCGAACCCCAATCTCACGAGCAACAATAGCTTGCGCAACACTGTAGACGGCCGTAATGCAACAGGGGATTTCTGAGGGAAGAAATGAAATCACCTGAAATCCAGGTTCAGTGGGAGGTATTTTAAGGACCAGCTGATCTCCGACAATCTTTTTTACACGGGCAGCCTCTTTTATCATATCTTCAATGCTGGTTGCGAACAGCTGGTAGAAGAGTAATCCGGTGCCGAGTTCTGCCAATTGGCGTATCGTATCTTCAACTGGATTTTCTGATTGCGCAAGAAGAGTTGGATTGGTAGTTATCCCGCGAACCCAACCAAGCTCCTTTGCAGCCTTTGCCAGTTCAATATCTGCCGTATCAACGAAAATTGCCATAGGTAACAGGTACTGTGTATCAATCACAAATTGTTTTCCGGTTTCACCTGAACGCCACCGTATTTTCAATCATAAAGTCCTCGGAGGTTTTTGCCCGGGGAAAAACCTCAGCTGGGTATATTTCAATAGTGCATAATTTTCCTGTAAATAATCTGTTCCGTATTTTCAATACCGATGATGACTGTGGATCTGATTATTCAGAAAACCCGTGAACCTTCCAGTGAATTCCTGTATCATAAAGCGGGACAGAGAGTAAGTCAATATGCAATTTGGAAACAGTATCCCTGAAATGATTGCCCTTGCAGAGAGAGTATGCGACAGCATTGGAAGAAATGAAACAGATCCACCTGCCACCGCCAATTGGTAATATCGAATATCTTTATAGCGATAATCAGATAATCATTGTTGAGAAACCGGCGAATATGCTGTCAGTACCCGGTAATACTCCGGAAAAACAGGATTGCCTCATTCACCGGGTGCAGAAACGTTTTTCCGAAGCCCGGATAGTCCATCGACTCGATTTTTCTACTTCCGGTCTCATGGTTATTGCACAAAACGCAGCCTCCCATCGCACATTAAGCCTTCAATTTCAGAATCGGGAAACGGAAAAGAGCTACATCGCAAAGGTGTATGGTCATCCAGAAAAGGCCTCTGGAGTTATCAACCTGCCCTTGCGCTGTGATTGGGAAAGGCGCCCCCGGCAGATTGTTGACAGCAGGCAGGGGAAAGAGGCGCAAACCTTGTGGAAAGTTCTTGATCGTTATGAAGAGTGCTGCCGAGTGCTCCTGACCCCCATAACGGGACGAACTCATCAGCTTCGTGTTCATATGCAGGTATCGGGGCACCCAATTCTTGGAGATGAACTTTATGCCCATCAGATTGCGTTTCAAATGGCAGATCGATTAAATCTCCATGCTGCGAAACTTATCATCACTCATCCGACAGAACAGAAACGTTTAACTTTCGCAAGTGTAACGACTCCTTTTTAATCGAGAAAAAGTGTCTTTACATTGAGCGGGTATAAATTTGAACCTGAAGGGAATACCTTAATATACCCATCTTACACGTTATACTAAAACCGAAAACCAAATCGGTTTTAGTATAACGTGTAAGATGGGTATCTCTGGATTGAGCAGTAAACTCTTCTCATTCCGCTATAGTCTCTTCAGACTGTCCCTGACTATTATGAACGGAGAACACAGGGAGAAGCGGGAATTTGAGAAAAAAAACTTGAATAAGTCTGCTCAACAAAGTAATGTTATTCGACTACACGGATGTGGAATCTACTTTCAGGCACCTCATTTCTGGTAATCTATTTCTTCAGCAGGTTGATTACGCAGTGCTTTTTTATCTGCCGGATGAGGAGCAATGGGAAATTTTTTGTGATGTGAGCGTAACAAAAACGCTTTTCTGTCGTTTAAGAGCCCCGAGCTATGAGTAAAATATCTCTTGTAAAACTGTTAAACAAAATCGAAGAACTTCCGCCTTTGCCTCAAAGCATCCCGCAAATACTCGATATCACCAGAAATCCCGATTCATCAGCTCATGATCTCACGAAAGTTTTCGAACGAGATCCAACTTTAGCGGCTGGTATCCTTAAGCTTGCAAACACAGCATATTACGGGTTTAACAGGAAGATATCCACGATATCCCATGCCGTAGTCTGCCTTGGTTTTAACACAATAAGGAGTATTGCACTGACTGCATCTACGCATGGCATGTTGAGTAACGGAATAGATGCATATCATCTTGAAAAAGGGATGTTGTGGCAACATTCAACCGCCTGCGCAATCTGTGCGAGAATGATTGCACAGCACGTCAAATATAAGGATTGCGAAGAAGCATATATTGCAGGCCTGTTACATGATATTGGCAAGATCATACTGAGCAGTTTTGCAGAAGAACAGTATGATGAGATTATAGAGAAGACAATGGACAACAAAACACCTTATAATGTGGCAGAACTGGAGGTCCTCGGCTATGATCATCCCCAGATTGGCGGAAAAATCATTGAGAAATGGAATCTTCCTCCTGCTCTCGTAGAAGCGGTGCAGTATCACCATCAACCGGAAAAAGCAGAAAATAACACAATACTGACTTATATTGTGCATTTAGCGGATGCAATTTGTGATATGCTCGGAATTGGTCTTGGAAGTGATGGTCTCATGTATATATTTGAAGAAAATACATTCGATATTTTAGGGATCGGAAAAGAGGATGTTGAAACCTTCATGAGTGAACTTGTTGATAAAATACAAAGCGGTAAGCTGGAATCGTAAGGGAAAGCCGCTCTATCTCCTCCCTGTTCATTGTCATTTGTAGCCAATACTATCCAACTGCACCTCCCTCACGGCGATCTCCGGGGCGATTACGGCCACCTTTGATCCCCAAACAGACGTAGATCTCCTTTCTTTTGAAATACCAATGATGTTTTGAAGCATCTCTTTTATATTAGCATTAATTCGTATGGTATTCGGCGCCAGGGGAGTAGATATTTTCCCGTCCCTTATCAGAAAAGAGTCAGCTATTATTGTACTTGTGAAGTCTCCAATGGTTAAACCATTGATAGGATAGGTATACCAGATCCTCCCGATATACACACCATTATTTACCAGCTGAAGCAGTTCATCTCCCGCCGTCTCTGTGCTCCCCTCCATTATTACGTTTGTAGGAGATATTCCAGCCTTTACTTTGTAATCTCTCCCACACGAAGTATATCTGAAGCCATTCCTTGGTATCGGGTGGTAGAGACTGTTTTTCAATTTTTCTGCGAAGTAGCTGTTTGCAAGAAAACCCACCAATGTACCATTTGCTATTAAATCAGTTCTCCCCGTTGGTATACCCTCACAGGTTATCCTTGTGCTGCCAATTTCTCCCTGTATGGAACCATCATCATAGATATTCAAATCAGGTGAGGATATCTTTTGCCCCAACTTTCCAAGAAATGGTGTATTGGAGGAGTTTACTGATGTCAGGTTTAATGAGGGTAACAGGACGTTTGTGGCAATATCGGTAAGAGGTTGGTTTCCGAATATTACCGGATATTTCCCGGATTTCATGCGCTTTCCACCTATTGTCCTCACTGCGCTTTCCGCCGCTTCTCTCCCCGCCTCCTCAGGATGAAACCTGTCAAGATGCGTGCTTAAACTCCACCCGGAACCCTTTACATTTTTTCTCTCAATCATTGCCGTTATATTTGCGGTCAGGGAGGTGGATTCGTCAAAATCATCTATTCCACGTGTACTCTTTATAGCCATTCTTTCTTTCAGAATGGTAACGTCCCCACCAATGATAATCGATTTTTTATACCCTCCATGATCAAAGGCCTCAAGAGAACCCTTCAACACCTTCCATCCCAAATCAACGCTATCTGTTTCGCTGATTTTCATAACAGTATTGTCATGATAGTTCTGCAGGGTCGGAATTGCCATAGGGTCGGGGAGTGACTTAAAGTCCTGATCAAACACCATGTTTCTTTTTGCCTTTGCCAGGGCTTCCGACACACCATCAATCGTTAAATCATTTGTTACCGTTCCAAACCCGACTGTTCTTCTGTTCCCCTTCTTGAAAACGACAAGCAGCCCGAGTCCATACGATTGGAGAGACTTTGGCTCCTGGACACCATTACAGGGAATGTCGGATGTGTAGCTGGTGCGTATGGTTATCAGGTCATTCCATGAAGCGAAAATCTCTGCGTCGGCTACATCTTTTTTCCCCTTCAGGTAGTGTAATGCATCATGGACAGATGTCCTTAAATCTTCTATTTTGATCATAACAATCCTCGTAATTGTCAATACGATATCATTTGTAATGAGAAGTCTGTACAGAAAATTGATCCAATCCTTTGAGGGCTCTTACAGGAAACGATTGACCCTTCATTTTTTTTGATCAATTAAGGTTCAGTCTGGGTTTTATCCCAATTCGTATGAATAAAAAAATCTCAAATCTGAAATCCTACTCCGACAGGTGCGGATCAGGAGTTGTTCAACACCCAGCCAGCCTTGCCTTACTCCGGAGGGTCGGCCCTCCGTTTCCGACCCTCATAATCTGCATCGGCTGTCCTTTCCCACAATTTGGAATGGGAAACATCTTGAAGTCATTTCCTGCAGCATCAACATTCATAAGAAAATCTTTAGAATTTGCCATTATGCCTCCCCCCCGGTAAAGTTTACCAAGTTTACCGTTTTCAATCTTATACACCTTCTGCGCTGAGATTCTGAAGTTCTCCCTGGATTCACTTATGGATGGTGTTCGATGGTTATGAATATAATAGCCATCTTTTACCTCTTTGATGATGTGTTCCGGATCTTTCCGTCCCGGCCCGAAGATAGTATTTGTCATCCTGACTAACGGTACCATCGATGGGACCGTTGCCCTCATGGATCCATTCGGTTTGTGCCCGAGAATTGCAGCAGTTTCCCTGCCATTCAAAAAAGTCTTTAAAATGCCATCTTTAATGACTGCTATAGCTTTCGCGGGAGTTCCTTCGGCATCATAGGTATAGTAACCGTATCCCATTCTCGTTGGATCTGAAAATGCGTTTACCAGCGGAGACGCTACCCTGTTTTCCAGTTCATTTCTCTCCGGACTCTCAAAAAGCCATGTCCTGCCTGCATAGGCAGTTTCCATTTTCAAGACCCTGTCAGCTTCGGCAGGATGTCCAACTATTTCGTGTACAAGCAGTGTGTTATAGTGAGGGTTTGTGACAACAACAACTTCCTCTTCTGTAGTTTTTAGAAACTCTGCACCGGCAAGCTCAACCGTATCCCTCGTTCTCTCAAGTGCAAAATCAAGAAAGCTGCAGTTATAACAATTCTTTCCTTCGATTACCTCCCAACCTCTTACATCACCGATATAATCATAACCAACTTCCGGAATTGCTTCTCCTTGTTGTGCTGAGAGATACACAACACCCTGCGTTACCGGAAGTGACTGATCTATGACAGCACCTTCAGAACTGCAAAAGAGTTCTCTGGTTATACCTGTCCTGATCGTTGCAGCAGCAAACTGGACCGAAGGATCAAGGGCTTTCATCTGCAGGGAAGTGTTCACAGTCGTTTTAAGTATCTTCTGTAGTGGAACACCCCGCGGATCTATGTCGAAATCTGCCGGAATGGTATCCTGGCACACCTTGATCTCTGCAAGCCTGACCTCTGCTAATGCATGAGCAATTTTTTTAAATTCTGATTTCCTCTTTGCATTTGCCCTGGCTCTCCCACATGCAGTATCGATACCTGACAAAAGTAACTGTGCCAGATCCCTCTCATTTAAATCCTTCTTTCCCAGGGATTGGCCATAAAAACCCCAGGAGGCCAGTTCTCCTGCAATTACCCGTATACCAAAAGAGGCTTCGTAATCATCTACCGCCTCCTTTGATATTCCATTTTCAGACCTGGCCGATTTGAATTCATGTATTCCCAATCTGAGGTCAAGATAGTTCATCTCTCTCAGAGAGGAAACCTGTTTCTGCACTATTTCAGAAACAGCCCTCTTGAGCGTATCAATAATCTTGATTTCCGGTTTCATTTTTCTCCATGGTGTACCTATTGCACATTGATATTCGGTTTTCAGGACCCGATTTCACAAGGACTTCACCTTTTTCTCAATCACACAGTCCTTGGCGGTTTTTCCCAAATCTTGATTACTGATATTGCCTGTATCAGGCCTCTTACTTCCTGATGGTTTTGAAAATCTGAAGCGGCTATCATCTCTGCCAGATACCCTTGTATGCTTCAGTTCAATTGCAAGTATCTTACTTTTTTCAAATAGCTCTTCTCTCAGCAAGGCAGACTTTTATTGAAAGAACAATGGAAAAATTATAATTACGCAAATTCTTAACCGGACACTACTGATAAATACAATACTTACAGAAAATATGATTTTATTTACTTGGAACTTTATGGTAATACAAGAATGCCTTATATGAAAAATCCTTTGCACTACCGCTGCCACTTAATAACGGCTCTCTCCTCTTTGTGGCGTCTGTCGTTCTATCCTTTGGTATTTTTCCCTATTCTGTGGTTCTGTCCTTTGGTATTTATCCTTATATGGTTCCTGTTTCTTTTCGGGGGAGGTATATTTATCTGGG is drawn from Candidatus Scalindua sp. and contains these coding sequences:
- a CDS encoding TldD/PmbA family protein gives rise to the protein MKPEIKIIDTLKRAVSEIVQKQVSSLREMNYLDLRLGIHEFKSARSENGISKEAVDDYEASFGIRVIAGELASWGFYGQSLGKKDLNERDLAQLLLSGIDTACGRARANAKRKSEFKKIAHALAEVRLAEIKVCQDTIPADFDIDPRGVPLQKILKTTVNTSLQMKALDPSVQFAAATIRTGITRELFCSSEGAVIDQSLPVTQGVVYLSAQQGEAIPEVGYDYIGDVRGWEVIEGKNCYNCSFLDFALERTRDTVELAGAEFLKTTEEEVVVVTNPHYNTLLVHEIVGHPAEADRVLKMETAYAGRTWLFESPERNELENRVASPLVNAFSDPTRMGYGYYTYDAEGTPAKAIAVIKDGILKTFLNGRETAAILGHKPNGSMRATVPSMVPLVRMTNTIFGPGRKDPEHIIKEVKDGYYIHNHRTPSISESRENFRISAQKVYKIENGKLGKLYRGGGIMANSKDFLMNVDAAGNDFKMFPIPNCGKGQPMQIMRVGNGGPTLRSKARLAGC
- a CDS encoding TldD/PmbA family protein is translated as MIKIEDLRTSVHDALHYLKGKKDVADAEIFASWNDLITIRTSYTSDIPCNGVQEPKSLQSYGLGLLVVFKKGNRRTVGFGTVTNDLTIDGVSEALAKAKRNMVFDQDFKSLPDPMAIPTLQNYHDNTVMKISETDSVDLGWKVLKGSLEAFDHGGYKKSIIIGGDVTILKERMAIKSTRGIDDFDESTSLTANITAMIERKNVKGSGWSLSTHLDRFHPEEAGREAAESAVRTIGGKRMKSGKYPVIFGNQPLTDIATNVLLPSLNLTSVNSSNTPFLGKLGQKISSPDLNIYDDGSIQGEIGSTRITCEGIPTGRTDLIANGTLVGFLANSYFAEKLKNSLYHPIPRNGFRYTSCGRDYKVKAGISPTNVIMEGSTETAGDELLQLVNNGVYIGRIWYTYPINGLTIGDFTSTIIADSFLIRDGKISTPLAPNTIRINANIKEMLQNIIGISKERRSTSVWGSKVAVIAPEIAVREVQLDSIGYK
- a CDS encoding pseudouridine synthase; translation: MQREYATALEEMKQIHLPPPIGNIEYLYSDNQIIIVEKPANMLSVPGNTPEKQDCLIHRVQKRFSEARIVHRLDFSTSGLMVIAQNAASHRTLSLQFQNRETEKSYIAKVYGHPEKASGVINLPLRCDWERRPRQIVDSRQGKEAQTLWKVLDRYEECCRVLLTPITGRTHQLRVHMQVSGHPILGDELYAHQIAFQMADRLNLHAAKLIITHPTEQKRLTFASVTTPF
- a CDS encoding HDOD domain-containing protein yields the protein MSKISLVKLLNKIEELPPLPQSIPQILDITRNPDSSAHDLTKVFERDPTLAAGILKLANTAYYGFNRKISTISHAVVCLGFNTIRSIALTASTHGMLSNGIDAYHLEKGMLWQHSTACAICARMIAQHVKYKDCEEAYIAGLLHDIGKIILSSFAEEQYDEIIEKTMDNKTPYNVAELEVLGYDHPQIGGKIIEKWNLPPALVEAVQYHHQPEKAENNTILTYIVHLADAICDMLGIGLGSDGLMYIFEENTFDILGIGKEDVETFMSELVDKIQSGKLES